The Vibrio tubiashii ATCC 19109 genome has a segment encoding these proteins:
- a CDS encoding MlaA family lipoprotein — translation MRKIKPQIWILLLSLGLAGCASAPEDESAFSETDVYDPMESFNRSMWTFNYDYLDPYLVRPVSLAYVNYVPSPIRTGISNFLGNLDEPSSMVNNLIMGNGEKALDHFNRFWINSTIGVGGLIDIASEAGITDHNEKSFSDAIGHYGVGNGPYVMVPGYGPWTVREATDTVDKMYVPLSFLNFWAGLGKWALEGMETRAALVNQEALLDNSPDPYAVARDAYLQRQDYNAEIEKDDYNHEEEEYLDEYLEEF, via the coding sequence ATGAGAAAAATAAAGCCGCAGATATGGATATTGTTGCTATCCCTTGGGTTGGCCGGGTGTGCGTCAGCGCCCGAAGACGAATCTGCATTCAGCGAAACCGATGTTTATGACCCTATGGAGAGTTTTAACCGCTCTATGTGGACATTCAACTATGACTATCTGGATCCATACTTAGTTAGGCCAGTTTCTCTGGCTTACGTAAATTATGTGCCTTCGCCAATTCGAACCGGTATCAGCAATTTTTTAGGTAACCTCGATGAGCCATCGAGCATGGTCAACAATCTGATTATGGGTAATGGCGAAAAGGCGCTCGATCACTTCAATCGCTTTTGGATCAACTCCACTATCGGTGTTGGGGGGTTAATCGATATTGCCTCTGAGGCAGGCATTACTGATCACAATGAGAAATCATTTAGTGATGCAATCGGGCACTATGGCGTTGGCAATGGTCCTTACGTGATGGTACCAGGTTATGGACCTTGGACAGTACGAGAGGCGACTGATACCGTTGATAAGATGTATGTACCACTCTCTTTCCTTAACTTCTGGGCAGGTTTAGGTAAGTGGGCATTGGAGGGGATGGAAACTCGCGCCGCTTTAGTCAATCAAGAAGCTCTACTCGACAATTCTCCTGACCCGTATGCAGTGGCTCGTGATGCTTATCTTCAGCGTCAAGACTACAATGCGGAGATAGAGAAAGATGATTACAATCATGAAGAAGAAGAATACTTGGACGAGTATTTAGAAGAGTTTTAA
- the fadJ gene encoding fatty acid oxidation complex subunit alpha FadJ, which translates to MSDKTAFNLSIDDQDIAWLSIDVPGEKMNTLQAAFAEEMEAIFAQLAEKGAAIKGLVVHSLKPDNFIAGADVRMLDACTSAKEAQALAEKGQQMFQQLSDLPYPVVAAIHGPCLGGGLELALACDYRVCSDSEKTRLGLPEVQLGLLPGSGGTQRLPRLIGLLPSLDMILTGKQLRAKKAKKLGVADAVVPHTVLLDVAKSFVEKHAGKKKAKRKVSTKEKLISNTGLGRKVIFEQAAKKTNDKTRGNYPAADAILQVIRFGLEKGFEKGQKKEAERFGELVMTSESKALRSIFFATTEMKKEHGGDAQPKPIARAAVLGGGLMGAGISHVSVAKAKVPVRIKDVSNDGVLNALKYNYKLFEKQRKRHILSKAQLQSKMLQLSGGTDFTRFNHTDIVIEAVFEDLNLKQQMVADIESNAKDSTIFATNTSSLPIHQIAEKAERPENVVGLHYFSPVEKMPLVEVIPHQGTSDETISTVVEFARKQGKTPIVVKDCAGFYVNRILAPYMNEAAQVLLTGEPIEQLDTALLNFGFPVGPITLLDEVGVDIGAKIMPILVAELGERFQGPDVFDKLLNDDRKGRKSGKGFYTYKGKKKEVDKSVYKLLSLSPESKLAEKDIAMRCVLPMLNEAVRCLDEGIIRSPRDGDIGAIFGIGFPPFLGGPFRYMDQIGIEKLVEIMNEHAQKYGDRFAPCDGLLTRAGIGAKFYG; encoded by the coding sequence ATGAGCGACAAAACTGCATTTAACTTATCCATTGATGATCAAGATATCGCTTGGCTCTCTATTGATGTTCCTGGCGAGAAGATGAATACCCTTCAAGCCGCTTTTGCTGAAGAAATGGAAGCGATCTTCGCTCAACTTGCGGAGAAAGGTGCGGCAATTAAAGGTTTGGTGGTTCATTCATTGAAACCAGATAACTTCATTGCGGGTGCCGACGTACGTATGCTTGATGCTTGTACTAGTGCTAAGGAAGCGCAAGCATTGGCAGAAAAAGGTCAGCAAATGTTCCAGCAGCTTTCAGATTTGCCTTATCCGGTGGTGGCTGCTATTCACGGTCCTTGTTTAGGAGGTGGACTAGAGCTCGCATTGGCTTGTGATTACCGTGTGTGTAGTGATTCAGAAAAAACCCGTTTAGGTTTGCCAGAAGTACAGCTCGGCCTATTGCCTGGCTCGGGCGGTACTCAGCGACTGCCTCGTTTGATTGGTTTGTTGCCATCATTAGATATGATTCTTACTGGCAAACAGCTTCGAGCAAAGAAAGCGAAAAAACTGGGTGTGGCAGATGCGGTCGTTCCTCACACGGTTCTGCTTGATGTTGCGAAAAGCTTTGTCGAAAAACATGCGGGTAAGAAAAAAGCGAAACGTAAGGTCTCAACCAAAGAGAAGCTAATCTCAAATACTGGCTTAGGCCGCAAAGTGATTTTTGAGCAAGCCGCTAAAAAGACAAATGATAAAACTCGTGGAAACTACCCAGCAGCTGACGCTATTTTGCAAGTGATTCGCTTTGGTCTCGAAAAGGGCTTTGAAAAAGGTCAGAAGAAAGAAGCTGAGCGTTTTGGTGAGCTAGTGATGACCTCTGAGTCAAAAGCGCTACGTTCGATCTTCTTTGCAACCACAGAGATGAAAAAAGAGCACGGCGGTGATGCTCAACCTAAACCTATTGCAAGAGCAGCGGTTCTAGGCGGTGGCCTTATGGGCGCAGGGATTAGTCATGTCAGTGTGGCTAAAGCAAAAGTGCCTGTTCGAATCAAAGATGTGTCTAATGACGGTGTACTTAACGCGCTCAAATACAATTACAAACTGTTTGAGAAGCAAAGAAAACGTCACATCCTCTCTAAAGCGCAACTGCAAAGTAAAATGTTGCAGCTTTCTGGTGGGACAGATTTTACTCGCTTTAACCACACCGATATTGTTATTGAAGCGGTATTCGAAGATCTCAACCTTAAGCAACAAATGGTGGCAGATATCGAGAGTAACGCCAAAGATAGCACCATTTTCGCGACTAATACTTCGTCTTTGCCAATTCATCAGATTGCTGAGAAAGCGGAGCGCCCGGAAAACGTCGTCGGTCTACACTATTTCAGTCCGGTAGAGAAAATGCCATTAGTAGAGGTCATTCCTCATCAAGGCACTTCGGATGAAACGATTTCAACGGTAGTGGAATTTGCGCGCAAGCAAGGCAAAACGCCGATTGTGGTTAAAGATTGTGCGGGTTTCTACGTAAACAGAATCTTAGCGCCCTACATGAATGAAGCGGCGCAAGTTCTGTTGACTGGAGAGCCAATCGAGCAGCTTGATACTGCGCTGCTTAACTTTGGTTTCCCTGTTGGGCCAATCACTCTACTGGATGAAGTAGGCGTTGATATTGGAGCCAAAATTATGCCTATTTTAGTCGCTGAGCTCGGTGAACGTTTCCAAGGGCCAGATGTGTTTGACAAACTGCTCAATGATGACCGTAAAGGACGTAAGAGCGGTAAAGGTTTCTATACCTACAAAGGCAAAAAGAAAGAAGTCGACAAGTCAGTATATAAGTTACTGAGCTTGAGCCCAGAATCTAAGCTTGCTGAGAAAGACATCGCTATGCGTTGTGTACTACCAATGCTCAATGAAGCGGTTCGCTGTTTAGACGAAGGCATCATTCGCAGCCCAAGAGACGGTGATATTGGTGCTATTTTCGGTATCGGTTTCCCTCCATTCCTAGGAGGTCCATTCCGTTATATGGATCAAATTGGAATCGAAAAATTGGTGGAAATCATGAACGAGCATGCGCAGAAATATGGCGATCGATTCGCTCCATGTGATGGTTTACTCACGCGAGCAGGCATTGGCGCTAAGTTCTACGGCTAA
- a CDS encoding outer membrane protein transport protein, producing MNKTRLFKKSLLAVTIATTTLASQQALAAGFQLNSQSATGLGRAFAGDAVIADNASVMSRNAAAMSLFDRTEISVGFNVIDSKVEIKDATYTSPLPGSTPTSLDNTTNDATSVVPNLYIVHPVNEQFAVGLGIYSNFGTTNEFDSNWGKGTGTVITGGAEPVVVPGADGFGGVTNVTTTNIALLGSYRINEQWSVGGGLDIIYGEGELKRQSEMNVLAGTTPTGTTSTQQLMDIDASGWAVGFNLGTVFELDENNRFGLSYHYSPEKEVSGTVTYNTQSNIGDLKIPLPDMFEFSGYHRIEDTKFAVHYSVQWIGWSAFDRLATTNGTEIKEYKWKDTFHYSIGGTYYVNENWEARVGYMFDEGVQDELTSVSVPDSDRQWFSAGATYHINKDQALDLGFTYLVGKDKQVNDTISTVKLDTTTKATAMLFGVQYTHKF from the coding sequence ATGAACAAGACGCGTCTGTTTAAAAAATCACTATTAGCAGTGACAATCGCAACTACTACTTTAGCTTCGCAGCAAGCTCTCGCTGCCGGTTTCCAACTTAACTCTCAATCTGCAACAGGCCTAGGCCGTGCATTTGCAGGTGATGCTGTTATCGCAGATAACGCTTCAGTTATGTCACGTAACGCTGCAGCAATGTCGCTATTTGACCGTACTGAAATTTCTGTTGGTTTTAACGTTATTGACTCAAAAGTTGAGATCAAAGACGCTACTTACACTTCACCACTACCAGGTAGTACTCCAACTTCACTAGACAACACAACAAATGACGCAACATCTGTTGTTCCAAACCTATACATTGTTCATCCAGTAAATGAGCAGTTTGCTGTTGGCCTAGGTATTTACTCTAACTTTGGTACTACCAACGAGTTTGATAGTAACTGGGGCAAAGGCACTGGCACTGTTATCACAGGTGGCGCAGAACCAGTTGTGGTGCCTGGTGCGGACGGATTTGGTGGTGTTACTAACGTAACCACTACAAACATTGCCTTACTTGGTTCGTATCGTATCAACGAGCAATGGAGTGTAGGTGGCGGCCTTGATATCATCTATGGTGAAGGTGAGCTGAAGCGCCAGTCAGAAATGAATGTGCTCGCGGGTACAACACCGACAGGAACTACAAGTACTCAACAACTAATGGATATTGATGCATCAGGTTGGGCAGTTGGCTTCAACCTAGGCACTGTGTTTGAATTGGATGAAAATAACCGTTTCGGTTTAAGCTACCACTACAGCCCAGAAAAAGAAGTAAGTGGTACTGTGACTTACAATACCCAGTCAAATATTGGTGATCTAAAGATCCCACTGCCTGATATGTTTGAGTTCTCTGGTTACCACCGCATTGAAGATACTAAATTTGCAGTACACTACAGCGTGCAGTGGATCGGTTGGAGTGCATTTGACCGCCTAGCAACAACTAATGGTACTGAGATCAAAGAGTACAAATGGAAAGACACTTTCCACTACTCAATCGGTGGTACTTACTACGTCAATGAAAACTGGGAAGCGCGCGTAGGCTACATGTTTGATGAAGGCGTACAAGATGAGCTAACTTCGGTATCTGTACCTGATTCAGATCGTCAATGGTTCTCTGCGGGTGCAACATACCACATCAACAAAGACCAAGCACTTGACTTAGGCTTCACTTACCTAGTAGGTAAAGACAAGCAAGTTAATGATACGATTAGCACTGTTAAGCTCGATACTACAACCAAAGCAACAGCGATGCTATTTGGTGTTCAATACACGCACAAATTCTAA
- a CDS encoding outer membrane protein transport protein, producing the protein MKTNKTLLSLAVACGLVATSSSVNAAGFQLAEYSATGLGRAYAGEAAMADNASAQWRNPAMLTYLEGTQISTGAIYVNPNIDVNGQVSHQALGSTSASANDFANDAIIPNLYISHRYSDKLAVGFALGTNYGMETNLGTDFAASHFGNEASITTMEANLNLAYKLNDDVSVGGGVRYVMGEGSFGATAPSKNALNLSKGTTLKYMEGDDTSWGWQVGTAWQINDAHRLGFAYKSEVMMDFEGYAKGLTFGNHKPGKLAIALPATAEIASFHQLSEQLAIHASINWTDWSSFKELNAQFNDGSSDLIKSENWEDNYRFALGTTYQLDSKLALRSGIAYDMSAVSDKNRTATIPETDRTWLSLGATYQATKALTFDAGFTYIIAKDAPINEPRDASDQTAAAIGGAFNGEVSGDVWLIGLQANYTF; encoded by the coding sequence ATGAAAACGAATAAGACTCTTCTATCACTTGCTGTTGCATGTGGCCTAGTGGCTACCTCTTCAAGCGTAAACGCAGCAGGCTTTCAGCTAGCAGAATACTCAGCAACAGGTCTAGGCCGTGCTTACGCTGGTGAAGCTGCGATGGCAGACAACGCAAGTGCACAGTGGCGCAACCCTGCCATGCTGACTTACCTAGAAGGTACGCAAATCTCTACTGGTGCGATTTATGTAAACCCGAACATCGATGTTAATGGCCAAGTATCTCATCAGGCACTAGGAAGTACCTCAGCTTCGGCGAACGATTTTGCTAACGATGCAATCATTCCAAACCTATACATTTCTCATCGCTACTCAGACAAACTGGCTGTTGGTTTCGCTTTAGGAACTAACTACGGTATGGAAACCAATTTAGGCACTGATTTCGCGGCCTCTCATTTTGGTAACGAAGCCAGCATTACTACAATGGAAGCGAACCTAAACCTAGCTTACAAACTGAATGACGACGTGAGTGTGGGTGGTGGCGTTCGCTATGTTATGGGTGAAGGTAGCTTCGGTGCAACTGCTCCAAGTAAGAATGCTCTAAACCTTTCAAAAGGTACAACACTAAAATATATGGAAGGTGACGATACCTCTTGGGGTTGGCAAGTCGGCACGGCTTGGCAGATCAATGATGCTCACCGCCTAGGTTTTGCTTATAAATCAGAAGTGATGATGGACTTCGAAGGCTACGCGAAGGGTCTGACTTTCGGAAACCACAAGCCGGGTAAGCTAGCAATCGCTCTTCCTGCGACTGCCGAGATTGCAAGTTTTCACCAACTGTCTGAGCAACTTGCCATTCATGCAAGTATTAACTGGACAGACTGGAGCTCTTTTAAAGAACTCAATGCTCAGTTTAACGATGGTAGCTCTGACCTAATTAAATCTGAAAACTGGGAAGACAACTACCGCTTTGCTTTGGGTACCACCTATCAGCTAGATTCGAAGCTAGCGCTACGTTCTGGCATTGCTTACGATATGTCAGCTGTATCAGATAAAAACCGTACTGCTACCATTCCAGAAACTGATCGTACATGGCTGAGTTTAGGTGCAACTTACCAAGCGACTAAGGCTCTTACGTTTGATGCAGGCTTTACATACATCATCGCTAAAGATGCACCGATTAACGAACCTCGCGATGCGTCTGACCAAACAGCTGCTGCAATTGGTGGCGCATTCAATGGCGAAGTTTCAGGTGATGTATGGCTAATCGGTCTACAAGCGAACTACACTTTCTAA
- a CDS encoding DUF3379 domain-containing protein, whose amino-acid sequence MDELEFRRRIMSDPKHRDSEICAAIKESEQNAQFADEVLDLDKQIAKAMAVDVPEDLADKILFNQTSVTRDNVVRPNFARKAMAMAASVAFVAGLLVGQLNWSNLVVSPAQASLATTALQHVVDEKPFIQNLDEQVKSSQINAKMMPFDHQLSETFPYHVYYLNHCGFGKSNALHMVFRGEKGKVTLFLTGIPSNQTVDFNEDGMAGVVEPMGDTSMIIVGDEGEDVAKIAESISKIIKPMI is encoded by the coding sequence ATGGATGAATTAGAATTTCGCCGACGCATCATGTCCGATCCTAAACACAGAGATAGTGAGATATGTGCGGCAATAAAAGAAAGTGAGCAAAACGCACAGTTCGCTGATGAAGTCCTCGATCTCGACAAACAGATTGCAAAAGCTATGGCAGTCGACGTACCTGAAGATCTGGCTGATAAGATTTTGTTTAATCAGACGTCTGTCACCAGAGATAACGTTGTGCGACCAAACTTTGCTCGCAAGGCGATGGCAATGGCAGCTTCGGTAGCCTTTGTGGCAGGTTTGCTGGTTGGCCAGCTAAATTGGAGTAATCTGGTTGTCTCTCCAGCGCAAGCGAGCTTAGCAACGACGGCGCTTCAGCATGTCGTTGATGAGAAGCCATTTATCCAAAATCTTGATGAGCAGGTCAAATCATCACAAATCAACGCCAAGATGATGCCTTTTGACCACCAACTATCTGAAACCTTTCCGTACCATGTGTATTACTTAAACCACTGCGGCTTCGGTAAATCCAATGCGCTACATATGGTATTCAGAGGGGAAAAAGGCAAAGTCACATTGTTCTTAACCGGGATTCCATCTAACCAAACGGTCGACTTTAATGAAGACGGTATGGCTGGGGTTGTGGAACCAATGGGAGATACCAGCATGATCATCGTCGGTGACGAAGGTGAAGATGTGGCTAAGATCGCTGAAAGCATATCTAAAATCATCAAACCGATGATTTAA
- a CDS encoding DsbE family thiol:disulfide interchange protein, protein MNKKFLFIPLVAFLGLVAVFATQLVKNQHGDDPTKLESVLVGKEVPEFRLEDLAEPGKLYDQAIFKGEPLLLNVWATWCPTCYAEHQYLNELADQGVKIIGLNYKDQRDKAVGWLTDLGNPYLISLFDGNGMLGLDLGVYGAPETFLIDANGIIRYRHVGDVNDRNWNETLKPMYEAMLAEAKS, encoded by the coding sequence ATGAATAAGAAGTTTTTATTTATCCCCTTAGTGGCATTTTTGGGCTTGGTCGCAGTCTTTGCGACCCAGCTAGTGAAAAACCAACATGGTGACGATCCAACGAAACTTGAGTCAGTTTTAGTGGGTAAAGAGGTGCCTGAGTTTCGTTTAGAAGATTTAGCCGAACCGGGTAAGCTTTACGACCAAGCGATCTTTAAAGGTGAGCCGCTATTGCTTAATGTGTGGGCGACTTGGTGTCCGACCTGTTATGCCGAGCACCAATACCTAAATGAACTGGCAGACCAAGGCGTCAAAATCATCGGCCTGAACTACAAAGATCAGCGCGATAAAGCCGTTGGTTGGTTGACTGATCTCGGTAACCCTTACCTGATTAGTTTGTTCGATGGCAATGGTATGCTAGGCCTAGACTTGGGTGTTTATGGCGCGCCAGAGACCTTCCTTATCGATGCCAACGGAATTATTCGTTACCGTCACGTCGGTGATGTTAATGATCGCAACTGGAATGAAACGCTTAAGCCGATGTACGAAGCGATGCTAGCGGAGGCGAAATCATGA
- the fadI gene encoding acetyl-CoA C-acyltransferase FadI, whose translation MGKQEVKTRSGERVAIVAGLRTPFARQSTEFSQVPAVDLGKMVVSDMLARTEIDPKLIEQVVFGQVVQMPEAPNIAREIVLGTGMDINTDAYSVTRACATSFQSAVNVAESIMAGTIDVGIAGGADSSSVLPIGVSKKLAANLLALSKTKTLSQKLNILKTLSLKDLMPVPPAVAEYSTGLSMGQTAEQMAKSHGITRQAQDELAHRSHTLAAQAWNDGKIEGEVMTAFPEPYKKWIAKDNNIREDSTIEGYAKLRPAFDRQYGSVTAANSTPLTDGAAAIMLMREGKAKELGLDIMGYIRSYAFSAIGVEKDMLMGPSYATPMALERAGIELSDLTLIDMHEAFAAQALSNVKMFASDKFAQEKLGRSKAIGEIDMDKFNVLGGSIAYGHPFAATGARMITQTLRELQRRGGGLALNTACAAGGLGAAMVLEVE comes from the coding sequence ATGGGCAAGCAGGAAGTGAAAACTCGCTCAGGAGAACGTGTAGCGATTGTCGCAGGATTGCGAACACCGTTTGCACGTCAAAGTACAGAATTTAGTCAAGTCCCGGCGGTAGACCTCGGAAAAATGGTCGTGAGTGATATGCTTGCTCGCACTGAAATCGATCCAAAACTCATTGAGCAGGTTGTGTTTGGTCAGGTTGTACAAATGCCTGAAGCACCAAACATTGCACGTGAGATCGTGCTTGGAACGGGGATGGACATTAATACCGATGCCTACAGCGTGACTCGTGCTTGTGCGACGAGCTTCCAATCAGCCGTAAACGTTGCCGAAAGCATTATGGCGGGAACCATTGATGTGGGTATTGCTGGTGGCGCGGACTCCTCTTCTGTTCTGCCAATTGGTGTTTCGAAGAAACTAGCGGCAAACCTGCTAGCTCTGAGTAAAACCAAGACGCTCAGTCAAAAGCTTAATATTCTTAAAACTCTGTCATTGAAAGATTTGATGCCAGTACCGCCTGCAGTCGCTGAGTATTCTACTGGCTTATCAATGGGTCAAACGGCGGAGCAAATGGCGAAATCGCATGGCATTACTCGTCAGGCACAAGATGAACTTGCTCACCGTTCTCATACGCTTGCAGCTCAAGCTTGGAATGATGGCAAGATAGAAGGGGAAGTGATGACGGCATTCCCTGAACCTTATAAGAAGTGGATCGCTAAAGATAACAATATTCGTGAAGATTCGACGATTGAGGGTTACGCAAAACTTCGTCCTGCATTTGACCGCCAGTACGGCAGTGTAACCGCGGCCAACAGTACGCCTCTTACCGATGGTGCTGCGGCAATCATGTTGATGCGCGAAGGCAAAGCGAAGGAGCTAGGATTAGATATCATGGGTTACATCCGCTCTTATGCTTTCTCTGCAATTGGTGTAGAGAAGGACATGCTTATGGGGCCTTCTTACGCAACGCCGATGGCGCTCGAACGCGCGGGTATCGAGCTCTCAGATCTGACGTTAATCGATATGCATGAAGCCTTTGCTGCGCAGGCGCTTTCAAACGTTAAGATGTTCGCAAGCGATAAATTTGCCCAAGAGAAGCTGGGTCGCTCCAAAGCGATTGGCGAAATTGATATGGATAAATTCAATGTGTTAGGTGGCTCGATTGCGTACGGTCACCCATTCGCTGCGACAGGCGCGCGCATGATCACTCAAACGTTGCGTGAACTGCAACGAAGAGGTGGTGGTTTAGCATTGAATACAGCCTGTGCCGCAGGCGGTTTAGGCGCAGCTATGGTACTGGAGGTAGAGTAA
- a CDS encoding cytochrome c-type biogenesis protein, with product MKKWMIALVASLSFAMSAQAAIEIHEFDSLEQELQFKELGDTLRCPKCQNNTIADSNAELAVDLREKVYEMTKEGKSKQEIIDYMIARYGNFVTYNPPFTIATSILWLGPIAVVLFGFGFILVRSRKRKVDVTEDDEQQWDSEKEARLKALLDEKNDGDKQ from the coding sequence ATGAAGAAATGGATGATTGCGCTAGTGGCTAGCTTAAGCTTTGCAATGTCAGCGCAAGCAGCGATTGAAATTCACGAGTTCGATTCTTTAGAGCAAGAGCTTCAGTTTAAAGAGCTCGGCGATACACTGCGCTGCCCTAAGTGTCAGAACAACACCATTGCTGATTCCAACGCTGAACTTGCGGTCGATTTGCGTGAAAAAGTCTATGAAATGACCAAAGAGGGTAAATCAAAGCAAGAGATCATTGATTATATGATTGCTCGCTACGGCAACTTCGTTACCTACAATCCGCCATTCACGATTGCGACGTCTATCTTATGGCTTGGTCCGATTGCTGTCGTGCTGTTTGGGTTTGGATTTATCCTAGTTCGTAGTCGAAAACGCAAAGTAGACGTTACAGAAGACGACGAACAGCAGTGGGATTCAGAAAAAGAAGCACGCCTAAAAGCGTTGCTTGATGAAAAGAATGATGGAGATAAGCAGTAA
- a CDS encoding sigma-70 family RNA polymerase sigma factor has translation MDRQRKYEALVRAYHRDLYRYAYWLCKDPTIAEDLVQETCLRAWKSLDSLQDEKAAKSWLITILRRENARRFERKQFDLVDIDDHGNDAKVSDDPHHQTQWVQAQIMKLEEDYREPLFLQVVGGFSGEEIGEILGLNKNTVMTRLFRARNQLKEMLDSENTHRGQQNG, from the coding sequence ATGGACAGACAAAGAAAATACGAAGCGCTCGTCAGGGCCTATCACAGAGACTTATACAGGTACGCCTATTGGTTGTGTAAAGATCCAACCATCGCAGAAGACCTAGTACAAGAAACTTGCCTGCGTGCATGGAAATCTCTAGATAGCTTGCAAGACGAAAAAGCGGCTAAATCTTGGCTTATCACCATATTAAGACGAGAAAATGCGCGCCGTTTTGAGCGCAAACAATTTGATCTGGTAGATATCGACGACCATGGCAACGATGCTAAGGTTTCAGACGATCCTCACCATCAAACTCAATGGGTTCAAGCTCAGATAATGAAGCTTGAGGAGGATTATCGCGAGCCACTGTTCCTCCAAGTTGTGGGGGGATTCAGCGGTGAAGAAATCGGCGAGATACTCGGTCTTAATAAGAATACGGTAATGACTCGGCTGTTTAGGGCGAGGAACCAGTTAAAAGAGATGTTAGATTCAGAGAATACACATAGGGGGCAGCAAAATGGATGA
- the ccmI gene encoding c-type cytochrome biogenesis protein CcmI: MTLFWIASVILVAVSVLLIALPFIKKKSNNDEQLRDELNKAFYKDRLEELEEETDEGLVEDQQELIEDLKQSLLDDIPSQEKQKQESSISAMAVLVPSTLLVIGLSYGLYFKFGASEDVQQWQEVSANLPALSKKLMSPDGTALSDDEMQDLTLALRTRLHYQPDDSTGWLLLGRIALANRDVATAVGAMKKAYNLESDNPDVMLGYAQALMLSQDDTDQDKARRLLGQLVQQDYVDLRVFSLLAFDAYERKDYPAAVRYWSVMQQMIGPKDSRYEMLSRSIENAQKQMGQQVGTGKSVSVSITLGDAVKADPNASLIVSVHTADGSPMPVAAARYPLGTFPRTVVLDDGNSMIEDRKLSSLESLMVRVRIDSDGNVATKQGDWFGESEAVRMGEPVEVMIDSQY; encoded by the coding sequence ATGACACTATTTTGGATAGCTTCTGTCATTCTAGTTGCGGTGAGCGTTTTGCTGATTGCACTACCTTTTATCAAGAAGAAATCAAACAACGATGAGCAGCTTCGTGACGAACTCAATAAAGCGTTTTACAAAGACCGCTTAGAAGAGCTAGAAGAAGAGACAGATGAAGGCTTAGTTGAAGACCAACAAGAGTTAATCGAAGATCTTAAACAGTCGTTGCTTGACGATATTCCAAGCCAAGAGAAGCAAAAGCAAGAGAGCAGCATCTCTGCAATGGCTGTGCTTGTTCCTTCAACACTACTGGTCATTGGTCTATCTTATGGCTTGTACTTCAAGTTTGGCGCGTCTGAAGATGTGCAGCAGTGGCAAGAAGTTAGTGCTAACTTACCTGCGTTATCTAAAAAGCTAATGTCACCAGATGGGACGGCTCTTAGTGATGATGAAATGCAGGATCTTACTCTAGCGCTACGTACACGTCTTCACTATCAACCAGATGATTCAACTGGCTGGCTATTACTAGGTCGTATTGCATTGGCTAACCGCGATGTCGCCACAGCAGTGGGTGCGATGAAGAAGGCATACAACCTTGAGTCGGACAATCCTGATGTGATGTTGGGCTATGCTCAAGCGCTAATGCTATCGCAAGACGATACCGATCAAGATAAGGCTCGCCGTTTACTAGGTCAGCTAGTACAGCAAGATTATGTTGATTTGCGAGTATTCTCACTTTTGGCATTTGATGCGTATGAGCGAAAAGATTATCCTGCAGCGGTCCGTTACTGGAGTGTTATGCAGCAAATGATTGGCCCGAAAGATAGCCGTTACGAAATGCTATCTAGAAGTATCGAGAACGCGCAGAAACAAATGGGTCAGCAAGTCGGTACAGGTAAATCTGTATCTGTAAGCATCACACTAGGTGATGCGGTTAAGGCCGATCCTAACGCTTCTCTGATTGTTTCGGTACATACTGCAGATGGTTCACCAATGCCAGTAGCAGCAGCGAGATACCCGCTTGGAACTTTCCCACGTACCGTTGTCTTAGATGATGGCAATAGCATGATAGAAGATAGAAAGCTCTCTTCTCTTGAATCTTTGATGGTACGCGTACGTATAGACAGTGATGGTAACGTTGCAACCAAACAAGGGGACTGGTTTGGTGAGAGCGAAGCCGTTAGAATGGGCGAACCAGTTGAAGTTATGATTGATAGTCAATATTAA